The Methylobacterium sp. PvR107 genome contains a region encoding:
- a CDS encoding acyl-CoA dehydrogenase family protein, with product MEAYTEIREAVAKLCAGFPGPYWRALDREMAYPTAFVNALTESGYLSVLIPEEYGGSGLPLSAAAAILEEVQRAGCNGGACHAQMYTMGTLLRHGSEAQKAAYLPAIAEGRLRLQAFGVTEPTSGTDTGSLKTTARLEGDHYVVNGQKIWTSRAEHSDLMLLLARTTPRTEGMKRTDGLSVLLVDMRAATGNGLTIRPIRTMMNHATTEVFFDNLLVPAQNLIGEEGRGFRYILSGMNAERILIAAECIGDAKWFIDKAKAYAGERAVFGRPIGANQGVQFPIARAYANMRAAELMVREALILYEGGANPGAEANMAKMLAADASFEAANACIQTHGGFGFAEEYDIERKFRETRLYQVAPISTNLILAYLAEHVLGLPRSY from the coding sequence ATGGAAGCCTATACCGAAATCCGCGAGGCGGTCGCCAAGCTCTGCGCCGGTTTCCCAGGGCCGTACTGGCGGGCGCTCGATCGGGAGATGGCCTACCCGACCGCGTTCGTGAACGCGCTGACCGAGAGCGGCTACCTGTCGGTGCTGATCCCCGAGGAATACGGTGGCTCCGGCCTGCCGCTCTCCGCCGCCGCCGCGATCCTCGAGGAGGTCCAGCGCGCGGGCTGCAACGGCGGCGCCTGTCATGCGCAGATGTACACGATGGGCACGCTGCTGCGGCACGGCTCGGAGGCGCAGAAGGCCGCGTACCTGCCGGCGATCGCGGAGGGCCGCCTTCGGCTCCAGGCTTTCGGGGTGACGGAGCCGACCAGCGGCACCGATACCGGCAGCCTGAAGACGACGGCGCGCCTGGAAGGCGACCACTATGTCGTCAACGGGCAGAAGATTTGGACCAGCCGCGCCGAGCATTCGGACCTGATGCTGCTGCTCGCCCGCACCACGCCGCGGACCGAGGGCATGAAGCGCACGGACGGATTGTCTGTGCTGCTCGTCGACATGCGCGCGGCGACGGGCAACGGGCTCACCATCCGGCCGATCCGGACGATGATGAACCACGCGACCACGGAAGTGTTCTTCGACAATCTCCTCGTGCCGGCGCAGAATCTCATCGGCGAGGAGGGCAGGGGCTTCCGCTACATCCTGTCCGGCATGAACGCCGAGCGGATCCTGATCGCCGCCGAGTGCATCGGCGACGCCAAGTGGTTCATCGACAAGGCGAAGGCCTATGCTGGCGAGCGCGCGGTATTCGGACGGCCGATCGGTGCCAATCAGGGCGTGCAGTTCCCGATCGCCAGGGCCTATGCCAACATGCGCGCGGCCGAGCTGATGGTTCGCGAGGCGCTGATCCTCTACGAGGGCGGCGCCAACCCGGGCGCGGAGGCCAACATGGCCAAGATGCTTGCCGCCGACGCCTCCTTCGAGGCGGCCAATGCCTGCATCCAGACCCATGGCGGCTTCGGCTTCGCCGAGGAGTACGACATCGAGCGCAAGTTCCGCGAGACGCGCCTTTACCAAGTCGCGCCGATCTCGACGAACCTGATCCTCGCCTACCTGGCCGAGCACGTGCTCGGCCTGCCGCGCT
- a CDS encoding SDR family oxidoreductase: MRLDGKIALVTGAGSGFGAGIAQRFAAEGARVACIDIDGAAAERVAAEIGDNALAITADVGLAGDVAASVAETLRRFGVPHVLVNNAGTTHRNKPLMEVTEEDFDRVFRVNVKSIFHYVREVAPLMRDAGGGAILNVSSTAALRPRPGLTWYNASKGAASLASKSLALELAPWKIRVNALCPVMGATGLLEHFMGVLDTPENRDRFIATIPLGRLSQASDIAAAALFLASDEAAFITGVDLPVDGGRTA; this comes from the coding sequence ATGAGGCTCGACGGCAAGATCGCGCTCGTGACAGGCGCCGGAAGCGGCTTCGGGGCGGGCATCGCCCAGCGTTTCGCGGCCGAGGGCGCCAGGGTGGCCTGTATCGATATCGACGGCGCTGCGGCCGAGCGGGTCGCCGCCGAGATCGGCGACAACGCCCTGGCGATTACCGCGGATGTCGGCTTGGCGGGCGATGTCGCCGCCAGCGTGGCCGAAACCCTTCGGCGCTTCGGGGTGCCGCACGTGCTCGTCAACAACGCCGGGACGACCCATCGGAACAAGCCGCTGATGGAGGTGACCGAGGAGGATTTCGACCGGGTCTTCCGGGTCAATGTGAAGTCGATCTTCCACTACGTCCGGGAAGTCGCGCCACTGATGCGCGACGCGGGCGGCGGCGCGATCCTGAACGTCAGCTCGACGGCGGCGCTGCGGCCGCGACCGGGGCTCACGTGGTACAACGCCTCCAAGGGCGCGGCGAGCCTCGCCTCGAAATCGCTGGCCCTGGAACTGGCGCCCTGGAAGATCCGGGTGAATGCGCTCTGCCCGGTCATGGGTGCCACGGGTCTTCTCGAGCATTTCATGGGCGTCCTCGACACGCCAGAGAACCGGGACCGGTTCATCGCCACGATCCCGCTCGGACGCCTGTCGCAGGCGAGCGACATCGCCGCCGCGGCCCTGTTCCTCGCCTCCGACGAGGCGGCATTCATCACCGGCGTCGATCTCCCCGTCGATGGCGGCCGCACGGCCTGA
- a CDS encoding CaiB/BaiF CoA transferase family protein yields the protein MSQNLPLRGLTVLALEQAVAAPYCTSRLADAGARVIKIERPEGDFARGYDAAVNGLASYFVWLNRGKESLVADIKDPEDARLLHAILARTDVFVQNLAPGAAARAGFGSAELRARHPRLITVDISGYGADNAYSDMKAYDLLVQAESGLAGITGHPAGPGRVGVSVCDVACGMDAHAAILEALIARGISGAGCALSVSLFSAAADWMNVPLLYFEGTGEAPRRVGLAHPSICPYGAFPTADGSLVLISIQNEREWAGFCAGVLGEPDLARAEGFASNNARVANRAAVDLRIGATLVRLSRDAAAARLKAAGTAYGFVNALSDLASHPALIRAEVETPAGPARLVAPPVLIDGRVRAFGPVPAIGEHNARIRAEFAGQD from the coding sequence ATGAGCCAGAACCTGCCGCTGCGAGGGCTGACCGTGCTTGCTCTGGAGCAGGCGGTCGCCGCACCCTACTGCACCTCGCGACTGGCCGATGCCGGCGCACGCGTCATCAAGATCGAGCGCCCGGAGGGAGACTTCGCCCGCGGCTACGACGCGGCGGTCAACGGGCTGGCGAGCTACTTCGTCTGGCTCAACCGCGGCAAGGAAAGCCTCGTCGCCGACATCAAGGATCCCGAGGACGCGCGCCTTCTGCACGCGATCCTCGCGCGAACCGATGTGTTCGTTCAGAATCTCGCGCCCGGGGCCGCCGCTCGCGCGGGCTTTGGCTCGGCTGAGCTGCGCGCGCGCCACCCGCGCCTGATCACCGTCGATATCTCCGGCTACGGCGCCGACAATGCCTACAGCGACATGAAGGCCTACGACCTGCTGGTCCAGGCCGAGAGCGGGCTCGCCGGTATCACCGGCCACCCGGCAGGACCCGGACGTGTCGGCGTCTCCGTCTGCGACGTCGCGTGCGGGATGGATGCCCATGCCGCGATCCTGGAGGCGCTGATCGCGCGCGGGATCAGCGGCGCGGGCTGCGCTCTGAGCGTCAGCCTGTTCAGCGCCGCGGCCGACTGGATGAACGTGCCGCTGCTCTACTTCGAGGGCACCGGGGAAGCGCCCAGGCGGGTCGGTCTCGCCCACCCGTCGATCTGCCCCTACGGCGCCTTTCCGACTGCGGATGGCAGCCTGGTGCTGATCTCGATCCAGAACGAGCGCGAATGGGCCGGTTTCTGCGCGGGCGTGCTCGGCGAGCCGGATCTCGCCCGGGCGGAGGGCTTCGCGTCCAACAACGCCCGGGTGGCCAACCGCGCCGCCGTCGATCTGCGCATCGGCGCCACACTGGTGCGGCTGAGCCGCGACGCCGCTGCGGCCCGGCTGAAGGCGGCCGGCACCGCCTACGGTTTCGTCAACGCCCTGTCGGATCTCGCCAGCCATCCGGCGCTGATCCGCGCGGAGGTCGAGACCCCCGCCGGCCCAGCCCGCCTCGTCGCGCCGCCCGTGCTGATCGATGGTCGGGTTCGCGCTTTCGGACCGGTGCCGGCGATCGGCGAACACAACGCGCGGATCCGAGCGGAATTCGCCGGCCAGGATTGA